GTACAAAATAATAGGTAAACTTACAATAACTTAATTATTGCATAAAACTTTGAGCTAATTTTGGTGCTCTGATTTAACTGAAATGGAGTGACTATTTGTTTATTTGTCTTAAAAGGATATCCAACTACCTGTGTAAAAGAGGAACTTTAATTCAAGATCGTATAAAGCGCCGACCACCTAGGAAaatcatttttttaatttacttttgtaatttgataaataaaatatatcttATTTATATTATCATCTATAACTAACTTCTATAGATAGTCTAGAAAGAGAACAAGTTCAGTTATATTTTTGTGGAACAAAATTTCACTAAAATCGTGGCCATTGCATTCATGTCAAAACTTTCCACAAATATAGTTAAGGTGGAGGATCATCTAATTTCTCCCCTCCAAAAACCTTTAAATTCTGCCCTTGCCCCTTTCTATTTCTTCCCATTCACTATTCAATCTAATTTTTTAAgctgaaaaaaaacaaaaaaaaaaaacatatacgcaataaaaataaaaattccttCTTACCtactttatttaaaataaagttaattttctgattaattttatttaaaaacataTACGCAATGGGATCACACATATTAAAGATAATTGTGTTTCTCCATGTAAAACACAACATTTCTTCTATATTTTAAATAATatcttttttgtaatttttggataattttttaatttaaattttgcaGATATTAATAATTGTTGAAGCATATCTTTTAGGAGTTGTAATAGCAGCAGGAGCCACAGGGAAAGCTAAAGAAGCAGCTGGAATGGCCATGAAAAACAATAAAGgttaaaattaacaaacttttGAAACAATATTTTAATCTTATTTCTCAACTATCtacgaaaaacaaaaacaacatcACTCTATTAAATATGCATACGTTCTTTTGAATGTATAAAAATGCCCAAATTTATGTATTTGAGTAACAATTTATGATaaaagtttgttttttcatttttattcttttactaATCAAATCATGTATCTTTTCTAGAATTTTTTATAgaacaaacacaaaaactaaccgaggaaaaaacaataaaaaaattaatgttgcgCTTTCTTTTAGCTATTTAAAAGTGTTTTTTAATCCTCTAAAATCAATTTCGAATTTTCAATATACAATCCTAAGTTCCTAACTTAAAAAGTTTCTTATGAGTTATAAGTAAAGTAGtaccaaaaaaaagaaatttacGCAAATAATGAATATTTCTCAAAAAATAGTTCACCAATTATtggttaaccaattttattcTTAAACTGCATATGTAATAAAATTCATATTATTCTCAATTTGCATATATCAAGAAACTTATAAGTAAATTTGAGATGAATTTTAAAAATCAAACTATATGCAGCACTACGAGCCATCGCCTGAGCCACTAACTAGTTTGTTTTTACATACATTTGTCAATGCATGATTTTAAACATTACTCCATCTGTTCAataatgttcctcatgtttactGTTTATgtggtcaaagtttaaaaattttgaccgtaattaatagtataATTAAGAGTAAAAATATTAACTTGTGGCATATCATTGGATTcatttcaatataaattttctaaatattatttttttatattttttactaatgcgaaattaaaactattaatggtcaaagtaATGCATTGGAGATCGCGCATAATGGAAatgtgaggaacattatggaacggagggagtagtgcGGAGTACTTAGTAATATATTCAATTATGAATAAGCAGATATTATAAAAAGTTAGtaataatttgaaaatattcATTAATATAAATCTAACAAGAATCATATGACtgtgtttttttcctaaacattataaaaaaaagtcagATATAACTTATGTAATAGTgtcaaatataaaaaatatgacGACTaataagaaaaagagaaagtatATTTCAGTCTTTTGAAATGATAGATTTCTTAGCAacaccttttaatatatagtatagattgaGACACTGCATCATATTTTGACCAAATTGAAGTATTTCAGGGCAAGAATGGAGCAAATCTTCAAATGATAAGTCATTTGGAAATCCATTGAATAACACACATGATCTATCGTATGGAAAGAATTCAAGCCAAGACTCAAACGAGACTTTTGATCTATCTTCCGCGGAAAAGAGAAACACCCCCGTCCAAACTTCACAAGATGGTCGTAAGCCATTTGGATCTCCCCCcaacgacaacaacaacaacaaaacatcTGATCAACGTTTACAAAAATCTTCAAGAAACCAATTCGACAACAACAAAACATATGATCAACGTTTACAAAAATCTTCAAGAAACCAATTCGACAACAAAAAAACATCCGATCAACATTTACAAAAATCTTCAAGAAACCAATTCGACAACAACAAAACATCTAATCAACGTTTACAAAAATCTTCAAGAAACCAATCCGACAACAACAAAACATCTGATCAACGTTTACAAAAATCTTCAAGAAACCAATTCAACCAGCTACCCATCACCGTACCTTCATGGAAAACACTCAACGATTCCGAGCAACACTCCCCTAGAATGTCGCCATCGTCAACCAAGAAGAGTTCAAGCAAAGCTTCGAAAACCCGAACATCGTCTAAGAAATCTTACAAACATTATCACGAGCACGGATCAAAGACACATTCAAGAACAACCTCGAAAAAAtcttattcaaagcaaaaataTGGCAAGTATTCTACAGAATCAGTTGATCGAAAATCAAGTCAAGATCTCAAAATAAAGACAAAAACAAGCTCAAGAAAAAGTTCAGTTGGTTTAAGTTATTCATTAAGACATGGATTAGGAAAACCGCGTACCCAATCTCTTAGAGTAACCCCGATTAAGAGTTCACCATCATCTCCTTCTTCCATCAAGTCATC
This sequence is a window from Spinacia oleracea cultivar Varoflay chromosome 1, BTI_SOV_V1, whole genome shotgun sequence. Protein-coding genes within it:
- the LOC130466184 gene encoding uncharacterized protein codes for the protein MGSHILKIIVFLHILIIVEAYLLGVVIAAGATGKAKEAAGMAMKNNKGQEWSKSSNDKSFGNPLNNTHDLSYGKNSSQDSNETFDLSSAEKRNTPVQTSQDGRKPFGSPPNDNNNNKTSDQRLQKSSRNQFDNNKTYDQRLQKSSRNQFDNKKTSDQHLQKSSRNQFDNNKTSNQRLQKSSRNQSDNNKTSDQRLQKSSRNQFNQLPITVPSWKTLNDSEQHSPRMSPSSTKKSSSKASKTRTSSKKSYKHYHEHGSKTHSRTTSKKSYSKQKYGKYSTESVDRKSSQDLKIKTKTSSRKSSVGLSYSLRHGLGKPRTQSLRVTPIKSSPSSPSSIKSSTHGSYDKRTFQGSRKLLPNAQLEFLN